The region GCGCTTGTTGCCGGTAGAAACGTCTATCTTTTTCAGGCCAGGAATCAACTTGTTGTCAACGAATTCCTGCAAGGCGTCGCCCGTCATGCCTTCGCTATCGGCAGCCCAGTTGCGCCACTGCAGTTTTTCAGGGATTACCGACTTGTAGTCATCATCCAGAAGTTCCATTTCGGAATCCTTGTCGTCGATAATCTTGAGCGTAATCATCCAGCCCAGCTGTTCAATGCGCTGTGCATCGCCAGAAACACCCTGGTCTTTTCTCATGATGTTTTGCAGGGTCTTGATAATTCCACCGATGTCGGCCATTAGGCTACTCCTCTATAAATTTCATCTTCCAGTTCGCGCACCGCCTTCAAGTAATCTTGCTTGGTACCGAACAATTCAACAATTTCTTTCGGGGTTCCAAATTTAGTAATGGGATTCACTTTTAAGACCGAGGCATCCTCAATATTTCCGATTCCTTCTTCGGCATACTTGTCCAGAAGGGCTTCCAGAACAGCTCGTGCCTTGTCGCCATACTTGGCAAAGTAATTGCGCTTGCGAACGTTTTCGACGCGTTCCTTGCGGGTGAGCGCCGGAGCATCGTAAGCGATATGGCAAATCAGGTCGAAAATATCCAAGTCACGTTTGATTTCTTCTTGCAGGTTTTCGGCAATGATTCCCTGTT is a window of uncultured Fibrobacter sp. DNA encoding:
- a CDS encoding type I restriction-modification enzyme R subunit C-terminal domain-containing protein, with the translated sequence PSGKLITTTLREFTRQGILGRYRDLQTFLQEWNSAEKKKAIIEELEKQGIIAENLQEEIKRDLDIFDLICHIAYDAPALTRKERVENVRKRNYFAKYGDKARAVLEALLDKYAEEGIGNIEDASVLKVNPITKFGTPKEIVELFGTKQDYLKAVRELEDEIYRGVA